The Streptomyces bacillaris sequence ACCTCCACGGCTGGGCGTTGTGCATGGACGGAGCGGTGACGGCGTCCTCGACCAGCGCCGTCACGGTCTCCACGAGTTCGTCTGTGGTGGGCATGGCTTCCTCTCCGCGCTCCCCGCAGCTCCACCCTCCGCCGCGACCGCCCCGGGAGGGGAGGGGCCGAACGGCCCTGTCCCCGGACCGACCGGGGCCCCTTTCCGGCCCCCAGCGGCCCTTCCCGCGCCCCTCGCCGCCGTATCAGCCTGGAATCCCCCGGTTGTCCCCGCGTACCTACCGGTCCGGGAGCCTCCCGTACCGCCCGGGAGACCCCGGAGAAGAGGCAGCCCCGTGCGGCAGGAGGAACCCCTCATGAGCACCTCGGCGACACGCCAGGACATCGTGGTCGGCGTCGACCCCCGCGAGGACTGGCGCCCGGCCGTCGCGTGGGCGGCGGACGAGGCCCACCGCCGCGGCCTTCTGCTGCGGCTCGTCGTCGCCGTCCCCCCGCTCCACGAGCCCCGCCGCCCCGGCGACCTCCCCCGCCACCGGGAGTTCGAGGAGGCCGCCACCCGTGCGCTGGAGGCCGCCGACGCCTGGGTGCGGGAGCGGCAGCCGGAGATCCGGACCACCGCCACGCTCCTCGACGGGGTCCCCGCGCCCACCCTGGCGGGCCTGACCCGCGAAGCCCGCATGGTGGTGCTCGGCTCCCGGCGGCTGAACCGGGTGGCGGAGTTCCTCAGCGCCGGTTCCCTCGCCGTCCCCGTCAGCGCGCAGGCGCACTGCCCCGTGGTCGTCGTGGTCCGCACCGCGCGGAGCACCGGGCAGCCGCCGTACCTGGTGGTGGGCGTGGACGGGAGCGAGCCCTCGCAGGCGGCCCTGGCACTGGCCCTGGAGGAGGCCGAGCTGAGGGGCTGCGCCGTGCGGGCCGTGGCGGTGTGGCAGCCCCCGGTGTTCTCGCTCCGGGGCCGGGACGCCCCGCTCGACACCGAGCGCCGGCTGCTGGCCGAGACGGTGGCCGGGTGGGCCGAGAAGTACCCCGGTGTGCGGCTGAGCCACGAGGTGGTGACCGGCTCCCCGGTCGAGGCGCTGGCGGAGGCCGCCGAGCACGCGGAGGCCCTCGTGGTGGGCCGCCGGGGCGACGGCGGCTACCTGGGCATGCGCGTCGGCTCGGTCGTCCACGGGCTGCTGCACCGGGCCCCCTGCCCGGTGATCACGGTCCCGGTCGAGGAGCGGCCGTGACCACGCACGGCCTCGTGCTGATCCCGTACGACCTCGCGCCGACCCCGTACGGACCCGTACCGAACCCGTGCGGCCCTGAGCTGATCCCGTGCGGACCCGTACCGATTTCGTACGGCCCCGAGCTGATCCCGTACGGCCGGGCGCTCGACATGAGGCCGCGCGGTGCGGCGGCTACGTTGGAGGAGCGGACGCCGGCAGTCCGCCTCCCTCGAAGCCGCCGGAGGTACCCATGGGCGGGGATGCCCGTGAGACCGGGCGGGCCAGGCTCCCGCGCCTGCGGCTCGACGAGCTGCTGGACGAACTGCAGGGCCGCATCGACGAGGCCCGGGGCACCCGCGACCGGCTCAACGGCCTGCTGGAGGCCGTCATGTCGGTCGGCCGGGAACTGGCGCTGCCCCAGGTGCTGCGGGGGATCGTCGAGGCGGCGGTCGTCCTCGTCGACGCCGAGTACGGGGCGCTGGGCGTGATCGGGGACGACCAGAAGCTCTCCGAGTTCCTCCCGATCGGCATCGACGACGACGTACGGGAACGGATCGGCGACCTCCCCTCCGGCCACGGCCTCCTCGGTGAGCTGATCCGCCACCCGGAGCCGCTGCG is a genomic window containing:
- a CDS encoding universal stress protein, with the translated sequence MSTSATRQDIVVGVDPREDWRPAVAWAADEAHRRGLLLRLVVAVPPLHEPRRPGDLPRHREFEEAATRALEAADAWVRERQPEIRTTATLLDGVPAPTLAGLTREARMVVLGSRRLNRVAEFLSAGSLAVPVSAQAHCPVVVVVRTARSTGQPPYLVVGVDGSEPSQAALALALEEAELRGCAVRAVAVWQPPVFSLRGRDAPLDTERRLLAETVAGWAEKYPGVRLSHEVVTGSPVEALAEAAEHAEALVVGRRGDGGYLGMRVGSVVHGLLHRAPCPVITVPVEERP